A single region of the Onychomys torridus chromosome 11, mOncTor1.1, whole genome shotgun sequence genome encodes:
- the Mpzl1 gene encoding myelin protein zero-like protein 1 isoform X2, whose amino-acid sequence MAEAVGAVALTVAPARRRWLWSVLAALLGLLTARISALEVHTPKEIFVVNGTQGKLTCTFDSPNTTGWLTTVSWSFQPDGTDSAVSFFHYSQGQVYIGDYPPFKDRVTWAGDLDKKDASINIENIQSVHNGTYICDVKNPPDIVVRPGQIRLHVVEIDNLLVFLVWVVVGTVTAVVLGLTLLISLVLVVLYRRKHSKRDYTGAQSYTHS is encoded by the exons ATGGCAGAGGCCGTCGGAGCCGTGGCTCTGACGGTAGCCCCGGCCCGCCGGCGCTGGCTGTGGTCGGTGCTGGCCGCGCTGCTCGGGCTGT TGACAGCTAGAATATCAGCCCTGGAGGTACATACTCCCAAAGAAATCTTTGTGGTGAACGGGACACAGGGGAAGCTGACGTGCACATTCGATTCTCCTAACACAACTGGATGGTTGACCACGGTGTCCTGGAGCTTCCAGCCCGACGGCACTGACAGTGCGGTGTCG TTTTTCCACTACTCACAAGGACAAGTGTACATCGGGGACTATCCACCATTTAAAGACCGAGTCACCTGGGCTGGGGACCTTGACAAGAAAGACGCATCAATCAATATAGAGAATATTCAGTCTGTCCACAACGGCACCTATATCTGTGATGTCAAAAATCCTCCTGATATCGTCGTCCGGCCTGGGCAGATCAGGCTCCATGTGGTGGAAATAG ATAATTTGCTGGTGTTCCTGgtttgggtggtggtgggcacAGTTACTGCCGTGGTCCTTGGCCTCACTCTGCTCATCAGCTTGGTTCTGGTAGTCCTCTACAGAAGAAAGCACTCGAAACGGGATTACACTGG